From a single Rhinolophus ferrumequinum isolate MPI-CBG mRhiFer1 chromosome 15, mRhiFer1_v1.p, whole genome shotgun sequence genomic region:
- the PSMD7 gene encoding 26S proteasome non-ATPase regulatory subunit 7, translating into MPELAVQKVVVHPLVLLSVVDHFNRIGKVGNQKRVVGVLLGSWQKKVLDVSNSFAVPFDEDDKDDSVWFLDHDYLENMYGMFKKVNARERIVGWYHTGPKLHKNDIAINELMKRYCPNSVLVIIDVKPKDLGLPTEAYISVEEVHDDGTPTSKTFEHVTSEIGAEEAEEVGVEHLLRDIKDTTVGTLSQRITNQVHGLKGLNSKLLDIRSYLDKVATGKLPINHQIIYQLQDVFNLLPDVSLQEFVKAFYLKTNDQMVVVYLASLIRSVIALHNLINNKIANRDAEKKEGQEKEDSKKDRKDDKEKDKEKSDVKKEEKKEKK; encoded by the exons ATGCCGGAGCTGGCGGTGCAGAAGGTGGTGGTCCACCCCCTGGTGCTGCTCAGTGTGGTGGATCATTTCAACCG AATAGGCAAAGTTGGAAACCAGAAGCGTGTTGTTGGTGTGCTTTTGGGGTCATGGCAAAAGAAAGTACTCGATGTATCCAACAGTTTTGCAG tcccTTTTGATGAAGATGACAAAGATGATTCTGTCTGGTTTTTAGACCATGATTATTTGGAAAACATGTATGGAATGTTTAAGAAGGTCAATG CCAGAGAAAGAATAGTTGGGTGGTACCACACAGGCCCTAAGCTACACAAGAATGACATCGCCATCAATGAACTCATGAAAAGATACTGCCCTAACTCA GTATTAGTCATCATTGACGTGAAGCCAAAGGACCTGGGACTACCCACAGAAGCATACATTTCAGTGGAAGAAGTTCATGAT GATGGAACTCCAACCTCAAAAACATTTGAGCATGTGACCAGTGAAATCGGAGCAGAGGAAGCTGAGGAAGTTGGAGTCGAACACTTGTTACG AGACATCAAAGACACCACAGTGGGCACGCTTTCCCAGCGGATCACAAACCAGGTCCATGGCTTGAAGGGACTGAACTCCAAGCTTCTGGATATCAGGAGCTACCTGGACAAAGTGGCCACAGGCAAGCTGCCCATCAACCACCAGATCATCTACCAGCTGCAGGACGTCTTCAACCTGCTGCCAGACGTCAGCCTGCAGGAGTTCGTCAAGGCCTTTTACCTGAAGACCAATGACCAGATGGTGGTGGTGTATTTGGCCTCCCTGATCCGTTCCGTGATCGCCCTACACAACCTcatcaacaacaagattgccaaCCGGGatgcagagaagaaagaagggcaGGAAAAGGAAGACAGCAAAAAGGATAGAAAAGATGACAAAGAGAAGGATAAGGAAAAGAGTgatgtaaagaaagaagagaaaaaggagaaaaaataa